Below is a window of Micromonospora chersina DNA.
CATCCCGCAGCACTGATATCTGCGGGATTGCGGGACGCGGGGCCGGGCGAGGGGGCCGCACCGGCCCCGCGGGCTGTCCGACGAAAATCGCTGCACCGGCCCGATCAGGCGCGACTATGGTGGCCCGATGTCCGCCACCGCGCACGTGCGTGAGCTCACCCTCGACAACCTCACCGACGCCTGGCAGCTGGGCCGGCACGCCTTCGGCTTCGACCCGCAGCCGCCACCGCAGGTCACCGTCGCGCTGCCCGGCCTGACCCGCTACGGCGCGTTCGACGCCACCGGCCGGATCCTCGGCAGGGCCGTCGACCTGCACCACGAGCAGTGGTGGTCCGGGCGCGCGGTGCCCGCCGCCGACGTCGCCGGGGTCGCCGTTGCCCCCGAGGCCCGCGGCCGGGGCGTGGCCCGTGCGCTGCTCACCGGCCTGCTGCGCGGCGCCCACGACCGGGGCGCCGCCGTCAGCGCCCTGTTTCCGACCGTCACCGCCCCCTACCGCGCCTGCGGCTGGGACGTCGCCGGGGTGATGCGCACCGTCGACCTGCCCACCGTGGCGCTGCCCCGGCACCGCCCGGCCGCGCACCTGAGCGTCCGCGCCGGTACGCCCGCCGACCTGCCCGCCGTCGCCGCCCTCTACGAACGACTCGCCCGGGACCGGCGCGGGCTGCTCACCCGACGCGGCGCCCTGTTCGACGCGCACACCAGCGCCGACACCCTGCCCTTCGACGGCCTCACCCTGGTCGAGGAGGACGGTCGCCTCGTCGGCTACGCCGCCTGGGACCGTGGTCGCGGCTACGGCGACGACGCCGTGCTCACCGTCGAGGACGTCTTCGCCACCACCGCCGACGCCGCCCGGGAACTCGTGGGCGTCCTGGCGAGCTGGCACAGCGTCGCCCCGAAGGTGCGGCTCTGCCTGCTCGACGGTGACGCCGTCAGCGCCCAGCTGCCGCTGGAAGCCGCCCGCGAACACGAGTCGCAGCCGTGGATGCACCGACCGGTGGACGTCATCCGCGCCGTCGCCGCTCGCGGCTGGCC
It encodes the following:
- a CDS encoding GNAT family N-acetyltransferase, which encodes MSATAHVRELTLDNLTDAWQLGRHAFGFDPQPPPQVTVALPGLTRYGAFDATGRILGRAVDLHHEQWWSGRAVPAADVAGVAVAPEARGRGVARALLTGLLRGAHDRGAAVSALFPTVTAPYRACGWDVAGVMRTVDLPTVALPRHRPAAHLSVRAGTPADLPAVAALYERLARDRRGLLTRRGALFDAHTSADTLPFDGLTLVEEDGRLVGYAAWDRGRGYGDDAVLTVEDVFATTADAARELVGVLASWHSVAPKVRLCLLDGDAVSAQLPLEAAREHESQPWMHRPVDVIRAVAARGWPAHVRGTVEFHLTDPLADWNTGTWRLAVADGSAELTRISGDADLHLTIRGFALLYSGASTAASVADAGLLYATGADPRTLDLLAAGGAAQLLDYF